A stretch of the Prochlorococcus marinus str. MIT 0918 genome encodes the following:
- a CDS encoding tetratricopeptide repeat protein, whose translation MEQIPISYMRKKIFFCLSLCFLVLLLHPMDALANHSVPLDFEKALNESRAGNFKEALGYWDNVIDLYPTNGVALSNRGNVRLALGDFDGAIVDQDRAIEMLPDEIDPHLNRGIAEEALKRWNEAIEDYEWVLTRDPDNASALYNLGNVKVSQGDWLQSKLLFNKATLVNPDFAIALSSKALANYQLNELDAAEEQLRALIKTYPMFADGRAALSALLWHKGVLGEAQSHWAAAFGLDNRYTEEDWLLNIRRWPPEPTKDLMEFLDKKSV comes from the coding sequence ATGGAACAGATACCAATTAGTTATATGAGAAAAAAAATATTTTTTTGCTTATCGCTTTGTTTTTTAGTTCTGTTATTGCATCCTATGGATGCGTTAGCGAATCATTCAGTTCCTTTGGACTTTGAAAAGGCTCTAAATGAAAGTAGAGCCGGAAATTTTAAAGAAGCTTTGGGGTATTGGGATAATGTGATCGATTTATATCCAACAAATGGTGTTGCATTGAGTAATCGTGGAAATGTGCGTCTTGCTTTGGGTGATTTTGATGGTGCGATTGTTGATCAAGACCGTGCTATCGAAATGCTTCCAGATGAGATTGACCCTCATCTTAATCGAGGTATTGCTGAAGAAGCTTTAAAGCGATGGAATGAGGCCATTGAAGATTACGAATGGGTTCTGACTAGAGATCCAGATAATGCTTCGGCTTTATATAATTTAGGAAATGTCAAGGTGAGTCAGGGGGATTGGCTTCAGTCAAAATTGCTATTTAATAAAGCAACATTAGTGAATCCTGATTTTGCCATTGCTCTTTCTAGTAAAGCCTTAGCAAATTACCAATTAAATGAATTAGATGCTGCTGAAGAACAGCTTCGTGCATTGATAAAGACCTATCCCATGTTTGCTGATGGAAGAGCTGCTTTAAGTGCACTTTTATGGCATAAAGGTGTCTTGGGAGAAGCACAAAGTCATTGGGCTGCTGCTTTTGGTTTAGATAATCGATATACAGAAGAAGATTGGCTCTTAAATATCCGTCGCTGGCCTCCTGAACCTACAAAAGATTTGATGGAATTTTTAGATAAGAAATCAGTATGA
- the ruvB gene encoding Holliday junction branch migration DNA helicase RuvB has translation MAIVSSGFEKSPSPNINRKIRLLDPTLLEEDTKTKKEDSLRPNSWHEFIGQSALKEVLSISVKAALSRQEALDHVLLYGPPGLGKTTMALVLANELGVKCRITSAPALERQRDIIGLLLNLQENEVLFVDEIHRLTKVAEELLYPALEDFRLDLTVGRGTTARTREITLPRFTLVGATTRPAAISSPLRDRFGITQRLNFYNLQDLEMIIQRTAKLFNLSLDVEAGLEIARRCRGTPRIANRLLRRVRDYATVKNKIDLVDKSLVDDSLKLHQVDERGLDQSDRRLLSFICDNHNGGPVGLETLAAALGEETATLEAVVEPFLMQIGFLKRTPRGRVVTPEAINHLNFHYGTDTN, from the coding sequence ATGGCAATTGTGTCCTCTGGTTTTGAGAAATCACCATCTCCTAATATAAATAGGAAGATTAGATTATTGGATCCAACACTGCTTGAGGAGGATACAAAAACAAAAAAAGAAGATTCTTTAAGACCAAACTCTTGGCATGAGTTTATAGGTCAGTCAGCATTGAAAGAAGTTCTGTCTATTTCGGTAAAAGCTGCATTATCTAGACAAGAAGCTTTAGATCATGTCTTGTTATATGGACCGCCGGGATTAGGGAAAACCACAATGGCTTTGGTTTTAGCTAATGAGCTTGGGGTGAAGTGTCGTATTACTAGTGCTCCAGCACTAGAAAGACAAAGAGACATTATTGGTTTATTGCTGAATTTGCAGGAAAATGAAGTTTTGTTTGTTGATGAGATTCATAGATTAACAAAAGTAGCAGAAGAACTTCTTTATCCTGCATTGGAAGATTTCCGTTTGGATCTGACTGTTGGTAGAGGTACGACTGCTCGTACTAGAGAAATTACTCTTCCTCGCTTTACACTAGTTGGTGCTACTACTAGACCAGCTGCTATAAGCTCTCCTTTGCGAGATCGTTTTGGAATTACACAACGATTAAATTTTTATAATTTGCAAGATCTCGAGATGATCATTCAGAGAACAGCCAAATTATTTAATTTATCTCTTGATGTTGAGGCTGGTCTAGAAATAGCTCGTCGTTGTAGAGGTACGCCCCGTATTGCCAATCGCTTACTACGTAGAGTCAGAGATTATGCAACCGTTAAAAATAAGATAGATCTAGTAGATAAATCATTAGTGGATGATTCTTTGAAATTACATCAAGTTGATGAACGTGGTTTAGATCAATCTGATAGACGTTTATTGTCGTTTATTTGTGATAATCATAATGGTGGTCCTGTTGGGTTAGAAACCCTTGCAGCAGCCTTGGGAGAAGAGACTGCAACGTTGGAGGCTGTTGTTGAACCTTTTCTTATGCAAATTGGTTTTCTTAAGAGAACTCCTCGAGGAAGGGTTGTCACACCTGAGGCGATTAACCATCTTAATTTTCATTATGGAACAGATACCAATTAG
- the smpB gene encoding SsrA-binding protein SmpB — translation MSKGKTKQKSKPSQTKSLRRLADNRYAKYQYEILETLEAGIELLGTEVKSIRAGNTNLRDGFCLIRQGNLLLHNVHISGFKNASNYFNHDPLRVRKLLAHQKEINKLENQINKKGLTLIPLNMYLKGSWIKITIGLGRGKKLHDKRESEKRKQSQREVKSALDRY, via the coding sequence ATGTCTAAAGGGAAAACTAAACAAAAATCTAAACCATCTCAAACTAAGTCACTTAGACGCTTAGCCGACAATCGCTATGCAAAATACCAATATGAAATTTTAGAGACGCTAGAAGCTGGTATTGAACTACTAGGTACTGAAGTTAAATCAATAAGAGCAGGCAACACAAATTTGAGAGATGGTTTCTGTCTTATTCGTCAAGGCAACCTTTTATTACACAATGTTCATATATCTGGCTTTAAAAATGCAAGCAATTACTTCAATCATGATCCATTAAGAGTTAGAAAATTATTAGCACATCAAAAAGAAATTAATAAATTAGAAAATCAAATTAATAAAAAAGGGTTAACTCTGATTCCTCTTAACATGTATTTAAAAGGATCATGGATAAAAATAACTATTGGGCTTGGAAGAGGTAAAAAGTTACACGATAAAAGAGAAAGTGAAAAAAGAAAACAATCTCAAAGAGAAGTAAAATCAGCCCTTGATAGATATTAG
- a CDS encoding hercynine metabolism small protein, whose protein sequence is MEREEKRIKIKFQREKLIQMLEEAYQIAFNELSCLNIEEGSIAKLSQAFLLSRSEAMKPLEKEIEKPIITQSPNQKQEKS, encoded by the coding sequence ATGGAAAGAGAAGAAAAAAGAATCAAAATCAAATTCCAGAGGGAAAAGCTAATTCAAATGCTTGAAGAAGCTTATCAAATCGCATTTAATGAACTTAGTTGCCTCAATATTGAAGAAGGATCAATAGCAAAACTCTCACAAGCGTTTCTTTTATCTCGTTCAGAAGCTATGAAACCATTAGAAAAAGAAATTGAAAAGCCAATAATTACACAATCACCAAATCAAAAGCAAGAGAAAAGTTAA
- the lysS gene encoding lysine--tRNA ligase, with translation MSELRETRLGKAAALRKVGKTPYATDFHPTHTTSQLQVDHQDLPNGQERLLEVSVAGRIMARRVMGKLAFFTLSDELGSIQLFLEKSTLEKFEPSVDSDSGSFKQMTDLVDTGDWIGVKGILRRTDRGELSVKVHFWSMLSKCLQPLPDKWHGLADVEKRYRQRYLDLIVNPDSRNTFRKRALMVSSIRRWLDDHRFLEIETPVLQAEAGGADARPFVTHHNTFDVPLYLRIATELHLKRLVVGGFQRVYELGRIFRNEGISTRHNPEFTSVEIYQAFADYNAMMDLTEELVTSIFQEIHGSLEIPYQGTLLNLTRPWRRASMHDLVLESTGLDFVAFNDDREQAAFSMKNAGLEVPAKANSVGRLLNEAFEQAVEPNLLQPTFVMDYPIEISPLARKHRTKKGLVERFELFIAGRETANAFSELIDPIDQRERLTEQQSRKKAGDLEAHSLDEDFLNALEVGMPPTGGLGIGIDRLVMLLTDSPSIRDVIAFPLLRPESGSQ, from the coding sequence TTGTCTGAACTTAGAGAAACTCGTTTAGGAAAAGCAGCTGCTTTGAGGAAAGTAGGTAAAACTCCTTATGCAACAGATTTTCACCCCACTCATACTACCTCTCAATTGCAGGTTGATCATCAAGATTTACCTAATGGTCAAGAGAGGCTATTAGAAGTTTCTGTGGCTGGAAGAATAATGGCTCGCAGAGTAATGGGAAAGCTTGCTTTTTTTACTTTGTCTGATGAATTAGGCTCTATTCAACTTTTTTTAGAGAAATCCACTCTTGAGAAGTTTGAGCCTTCTGTCGATTCAGACTCAGGTTCTTTTAAGCAGATGACCGATTTAGTTGATACAGGAGATTGGATTGGTGTAAAGGGGATTTTGAGAAGAACTGATCGTGGTGAATTGTCTGTTAAGGTTCATTTTTGGTCAATGTTGTCTAAATGTCTGCAACCTCTTCCTGATAAATGGCATGGATTAGCAGATGTAGAGAAACGTTATAGACAGAGATATTTGGATTTAATTGTTAATCCTGATTCAAGAAATACTTTTCGTAAAAGGGCATTGATGGTTAGTTCAATTCGCCGTTGGTTAGATGATCATAGGTTTTTGGAAATAGAGACTCCTGTTCTGCAGGCAGAAGCTGGTGGCGCTGATGCAAGACCTTTCGTTACTCATCACAACACTTTTGATGTTCCTCTGTATTTAAGGATTGCTACGGAACTTCATTTGAAAAGGCTTGTAGTGGGGGGGTTTCAGAGGGTATACGAACTTGGAAGGATTTTTAGAAATGAAGGTATCAGTACTCGTCATAATCCTGAATTCACATCAGTTGAGATTTACCAAGCTTTCGCTGATTACAACGCCATGATGGATTTAACAGAGGAACTTGTTACCTCAATTTTTCAAGAGATCCATGGATCTCTTGAAATTCCTTATCAAGGGACCCTTCTTAATTTGACTCGTCCATGGCGCAGAGCATCTATGCATGATCTTGTTTTGGAATCAACAGGATTAGATTTTGTGGCTTTTAACGATGACAGAGAGCAAGCGGCTTTTTCGATGAAGAATGCTGGTTTAGAAGTTCCAGCTAAAGCAAATAGTGTTGGAAGACTTTTGAATGAAGCTTTTGAACAAGCCGTAGAACCTAATCTTTTGCAGCCTACTTTTGTGATGGATTATCCAATCGAAATTTCTCCTTTAGCTAGAAAACATCGAACTAAAAAAGGTCTTGTTGAGAGATTTGAATTGTTTATTGCTGGGCGAGAGACTGCCAATGCATTTAGTGAATTAATTGATCCTATTGATCAGCGAGAAAGACTTACAGAGCAGCAGTCACGTAAAAAAGCGGGTGATTTGGAAGCACATTCTTTAGATGAAGATTTTCTTAATGCTTTGGAAGTGGGTATGCCTCCTACAGGTGGCTTGGGTATTGGAATTGATCGATTGGTAATGCTTTTGACAGATAGTCCTTCAATTAGAGATGTAATTGCTTTTCCTTTACTTCGACCAGAGTCCGGTTCTCAGTAA
- the rpaB gene encoding response regulator transcription factor RpaB: MTKVSSHTNATILVVDDEPAVLKVLVTRLELSGYTVVSAKDGEEALDVFHQECPDLVVLDVMLPKLDGFAVCRRLRAESIVPIIFLSALEAISERVAGLDLGADDYISKPFSPKELEARIATILRRMGPGAAVAEPREIPAGQGVMKLGELVVDTNRRQVSRGGERIGLTYTEFSLLELLFRDPGKVVPRAEILEQLWGYPPRRAADLRVVDVYVARLRGKLEPDPRNPELILTVRGIGYSSQRLGDFPPVAS, encoded by the coding sequence ATGACTAAGGTCTCATCACATACTAATGCCACTATTCTGGTTGTAGACGATGAACCTGCGGTTCTTAAAGTCTTGGTTACTAGGCTGGAATTATCCGGTTATACCGTTGTTTCAGCAAAAGATGGTGAAGAGGCGTTAGATGTTTTCCATCAAGAATGTCCAGACCTTGTTGTTTTGGACGTTATGTTGCCGAAACTTGATGGCTTTGCTGTATGTAGAAGGTTAAGAGCAGAATCCATTGTCCCAATTATTTTTCTTAGTGCTCTAGAAGCTATTTCTGAACGTGTTGCTGGATTGGATTTAGGAGCTGATGATTATATATCTAAGCCATTTAGTCCAAAAGAACTTGAAGCACGCATAGCAACTATTTTAAGAAGGATGGGGCCAGGAGCGGCTGTCGCTGAGCCTAGAGAAATTCCTGCTGGTCAAGGGGTTATGAAATTAGGAGAGTTAGTGGTAGATACTAATAGAAGACAAGTAAGTAGAGGTGGAGAGAGAATAGGATTGACTTATACAGAGTTTAGTTTGCTTGAACTGCTTTTCCGAGATCCAGGAAAAGTTGTCCCTAGAGCTGAGATTTTAGAACAATTATGGGGATATCCTCCTAGACGCGCAGCAGACCTAAGAGTTGTCGATGTATATGTTGCTCGTTTACGTGGCAAATTAGAGCCTGATCCACGCAACCCAGAGTTAATTTTGACAGTTAGAGGCATTGGTTATTCCTCGCAAAGGCTGGGTGATTTTCCCCCAGTTGCTTCTTAA
- a CDS encoding rod shape-determining protein MreD, translated as MRKLKKKIVYQFLAFLVPLFTFLSPPWLLISGIGPRWAQLWLLPWALEEGPVSGAFAGLYLGLVLDGMNLAGSTQIPALILLGLWWGRLGRKENYVYKKFSLGFFAWLGVFVSGLSIWLQTIFFVQKNLFFIFNAWFLHNLFAGAILNALIAPLLCPLIMKYFLREKQERYARNIHH; from the coding sequence ATGAGAAAACTTAAAAAGAAAATTGTTTATCAATTTCTGGCTTTCTTAGTTCCATTATTTACTTTCCTTTCTCCACCGTGGTTATTAATTTCAGGAATTGGACCTAGATGGGCTCAATTATGGCTATTGCCTTGGGCACTTGAAGAAGGACCAGTCTCTGGAGCTTTTGCAGGTTTGTATTTAGGTTTGGTTCTAGATGGAATGAATTTGGCAGGATCAACTCAAATTCCTGCTTTAATTTTGTTGGGCTTGTGGTGGGGCAGATTAGGAAGAAAAGAAAACTATGTTTATAAAAAATTTAGTCTAGGATTTTTTGCATGGCTTGGTGTTTTTGTTAGTGGATTAAGTATTTGGCTTCAAACAATATTCTTTGTTCAAAAAAATTTATTTTTTATATTTAATGCTTGGTTTTTGCACAATTTATTTGCAGGGGCAATTCTTAATGCTTTAATAGCGCCATTATTATGCCCATTAATTATGAAATATTTTTTAAGAGAAAAACAGGAAAGATATGCAAGAAATATTCATCATTAG
- the mreC gene encoding rod shape-determining protein MreC, with protein sequence MAINQRKGVFRWWYRKGVLYWMLIFLFFLFIRVSKGAILLDVFSVISRPFWPGSGQKEWITKSMDLEQKIRLDMLEKDNHRLRSLLKLKTSSKENFISAVVISRRPNDFWQQLELSKGKNAGISKGDVVLGPGGLLGLIDSVTPLTSRVMLITAPSSNLGVWIERTKVHGVLEGIGTHRPQLTFLDKKPNALSGDIITTSPASTLLPPNLPVGVIQQINHDNLPSPSAFVQLLASPEAIDWVQIVKR encoded by the coding sequence ATGGCAATTAACCAACGAAAAGGTGTTTTTCGTTGGTGGTATAGGAAAGGTGTGCTTTATTGGATGCTGATTTTTTTATTTTTTCTTTTTATTCGTGTCTCAAAAGGAGCAATATTGCTTGATGTATTTTCAGTGATATCTAGACCATTTTGGCCTGGAAGTGGCCAGAAAGAATGGATAACAAAAAGTATGGATTTGGAGCAAAAAATTAGACTTGATATGCTTGAAAAGGATAATCATCGTTTGCGTAGTTTATTAAAGCTAAAAACTTCTTCTAAGGAAAATTTCATATCAGCTGTAGTTATTTCTAGAAGGCCTAATGATTTTTGGCAGCAATTAGAACTTAGCAAAGGTAAAAATGCTGGAATTAGTAAAGGAGATGTAGTGCTTGGCCCTGGAGGCTTATTAGGACTTATTGATAGCGTTACTCCTCTAACTTCCAGAGTAATGTTAATCACTGCACCTTCTAGTAATTTAGGGGTTTGGATAGAGCGTACAAAGGTACATGGGGTTTTAGAGGGTATTGGCACTCACCGTCCTCAATTGACTTTTCTTGATAAAAAACCTAATGCTTTATCTGGCGATATAATTACTACCTCTCCTGCCAGTACTTTATTGCCCCCAAATTTGCCAGTGGGAGTCATACAACAAATAAATCATGATAACTTGCCTTCTCCTTCTGCTTTTGTTCAGTTGTTGGCATCACCAGAAGCAATTGATTGGGTTCAGATTGTTAAGCGTTAA
- a CDS encoding rod shape-determining protein: MFLRRFRFSRDIGIDLGTANTLIYVQGKGIVLEEPSVVAMDLEEGEPLAVGDDAKMMLGRTPGNIRAVRPLRDGVIADFDAAEQMLKTFIEKCNEGRGILAPRLVVGIPSGVTSVERRAVREAGLAGAREVHLIDEPVAAAIGAHLPVTEPIGTMIVDIGGGTTEVAVLSLGGTVLSESVRVAGDEINDSIALYLKKVHNLVVGERTAEEIKIRIGSAFPDNDFDLQSMEVRGLHLLSGLPRSITLQAGDLREAMSEPLNKIVDAVKRVLERTPPELAADIVDRGIMLAGGGALVRGISDLLSHETGIFTHVAEDPLLCVVNGCGQVLDNFKRLKRVVDTPEFARNAVRD, encoded by the coding sequence GTGTTTTTAAGACGTTTCAGATTTTCTCGTGATATTGGTATAGATCTTGGTACTGCAAATACTTTGATCTATGTTCAGGGCAAAGGAATTGTTTTAGAGGAGCCATCTGTAGTAGCAATGGATTTAGAGGAAGGAGAACCATTGGCTGTAGGTGATGATGCCAAGATGATGCTTGGTCGTACACCTGGGAACATTCGTGCGGTGAGACCATTAAGAGATGGAGTGATTGCAGATTTTGATGCTGCCGAGCAAATGCTTAAGACTTTTATAGAGAAGTGCAATGAAGGACGAGGGATACTGGCTCCACGATTGGTTGTAGGTATTCCAAGCGGAGTAACTAGTGTCGAAAGAAGGGCAGTGCGTGAAGCTGGTTTAGCTGGTGCTAGAGAAGTTCATTTGATTGATGAACCTGTAGCTGCAGCGATAGGTGCGCATCTTCCAGTTACGGAACCTATAGGAACAATGATTGTTGATATTGGTGGTGGGACAACAGAAGTTGCTGTACTTAGTTTGGGTGGAACTGTATTAAGTGAATCAGTTCGTGTGGCTGGGGATGAAATTAATGATTCAATTGCGTTGTATTTAAAGAAGGTTCATAACCTTGTTGTTGGAGAAAGAACTGCAGAAGAAATTAAGATTCGAATTGGTTCTGCGTTTCCTGATAATGATTTTGACTTGCAGTCAATGGAAGTTCGAGGTTTGCATTTACTTTCAGGTTTACCACGTTCAATTACTTTGCAAGCGGGTGATTTGCGAGAGGCAATGTCAGAGCCTCTGAATAAAATAGTTGATGCAGTTAAAAGAGTTTTAGAACGGACCCCACCTGAATTAGCTGCAGATATTGTTGATAGAGGAATAATGCTGGCTGGTGGAGGTGCTTTGGTTAGAGGAATTAGTGATCTATTAAGTCATGAAACAGGAATTTTCACGCATGTCGCGGAGGATCCTTTGCTTTGTGTTGTTAATGGTTGTGGTCAAGTTTTGGATAACTTTAAACGTTTAAAGCGTGTAGTTGATACTCCAGAATTTGCAAGAAATGCAGTAAGAGATTAA
- a CDS encoding single-stranded DNA-binding protein translates to MSINSVNLVGRVGRDPEVRYFESGTIVANFTMAVNRRSRNDEPDWFNLEIWGKQAQVAADYVKKGSLIGITGSFKLDQWNDKATGEAKSKPVIRVDRLDLLGSRKDSYEEGLNNNQTKNNYQENNNIPF, encoded by the coding sequence ATGAGTATTAATTCAGTAAATCTTGTAGGAAGAGTAGGGCGCGATCCAGAAGTAAGGTATTTTGAGTCGGGAACAATAGTTGCAAACTTTACTATGGCTGTAAATCGTCGTAGTAGAAATGATGAGCCTGATTGGTTTAATTTAGAAATTTGGGGTAAGCAAGCACAAGTAGCGGCAGATTATGTAAAAAAAGGTTCTCTCATTGGAATAACTGGTAGCTTTAAACTAGATCAATGGAATGACAAAGCAACTGGAGAAGCAAAATCAAAACCAGTCATTAGAGTAGATAGACTTGATTTATTAGGTTCTAGAAAAGATTCTTATGAAGAAGGACTAAACAACAATCAAACGAAAAATAATTATCAAGAAAATAATAATATTCCTTTCTAA
- a CDS encoding DedA family protein, with protein MVIIDFLFNIPSLIGNAVEANQWIGYITILLAMFLENIFPPIPSELIMPLGGFYVYQGQLNFFPVVLAGLIGTLLGAFPWYGIGRLVNEKRLENWLNNYGKWLGISSNEFVRTRTWFGRYGKALVFWGRLIPGIRTLISVPAGIEMMPLIPFTIWTTAGSLIWVIFLTLAGIFLGDSYSKVELWIEPVSKAIKILLGFSLLIGLLFILIRSFLTKNRN; from the coding sequence ATGGTAATAATAGATTTTTTATTTAATATACCAAGTTTAATTGGTAATGCTGTAGAGGCTAACCAATGGATTGGTTATATAACAATTTTGTTAGCTATGTTTTTGGAGAATATATTCCCTCCAATTCCTTCTGAGTTAATAATGCCTCTTGGTGGATTTTATGTTTATCAAGGACAATTAAATTTTTTTCCAGTAGTTCTTGCTGGATTAATTGGAACTCTTTTAGGTGCTTTTCCTTGGTATGGAATTGGAAGACTAGTTAATGAAAAAAGATTAGAAAACTGGTTAAATAACTATGGTAAATGGCTTGGAATTAGTTCTAATGAATTTGTAAGGACTAGAACTTGGTTTGGGAGATATGGTAAAGCTTTAGTGTTTTGGGGAAGGTTGATTCCAGGAATTAGAACTTTGATTTCTGTTCCTGCAGGTATAGAGATGATGCCATTAATTCCATTTACAATATGGACTACAGCAGGCAGTTTGATTTGGGTAATTTTTTTGACACTTGCAGGGATATTTCTAGGTGATAGCTATAGCAAAGTAGAACTTTGGATTGAGCCTGTTTCAAAAGCAATAAAAATTTTATTAGGATTTAGTTTATTGATTGGACTGTTATTTATTCTAATAAGATCTTTTCTTACTAAAAATAGAAATTAG
- the ahcY gene encoding adenosylhomocysteinase: MVASTLSTSQVDGDRTYEVADIALADFGRKELSIAETEMPGLMALRQKFANEQPLKGSRIAGSLHMTIQTGVLIETLVALGAEVRWASCNIFSTQDHAAAAIAKAGISVFAKKGESLNEYWDYTHRILEWGSSEGPNMILDDGGDATGLVILGSKAEKDISVLENPSNEEEIALFASIKKKLSQDKSFYSRIKELILGVTEETTTGVARLYQMQKNGDLPFPAINVNDSVTKSKFDNLYGCRESLVDGIKRATDVMIAGKVALVIGYGDVGKGSAQSLRGLGATVMISEVDPICALQAAMEGYRVVRLDDVVEDIDIFVTATGNFNVICNKHLIKMKDEAIVCNIGHFDNEIDVSSLKSYKWENIKPQVDHVTLPNGNKIILLAEGRLVNLGCATGHPSFVMSNSFTNQVLAQIEIFTQKDKYQNQVYVLPKHLDEMVARLHLEKIGAKLTELSKEQSDYLNVPIEGPYKPDHYRY, translated from the coding sequence ATGGTTGCTTCAACATTATCAACTTCACAAGTAGATGGAGATAGAACTTATGAAGTTGCAGATATAGCACTCGCCGACTTTGGACGTAAAGAGCTATCTATAGCTGAAACTGAGATGCCTGGTTTAATGGCTCTTAGACAAAAATTTGCTAACGAACAGCCTTTGAAAGGTTCTCGAATTGCTGGTAGTTTGCATATGACAATACAAACTGGTGTATTAATTGAGACTTTGGTTGCTTTAGGTGCAGAGGTTCGATGGGCATCATGCAATATTTTTTCAACACAAGATCATGCAGCAGCAGCTATAGCAAAAGCTGGTATTTCTGTTTTTGCTAAAAAAGGTGAATCATTAAATGAATACTGGGATTACACTCATCGAATTCTTGAATGGGGTTCTTCTGAAGGACCAAATATGATTTTGGACGATGGAGGAGATGCTACAGGATTAGTCATTCTTGGAAGTAAGGCTGAAAAGGATATTTCAGTTCTGGAGAATCCTTCAAATGAAGAGGAGATTGCTTTATTTGCTTCTATTAAAAAGAAATTGTCGCAAGATAAATCTTTTTATTCTCGAATTAAAGAACTTATTCTAGGAGTTACTGAAGAAACCACTACTGGCGTAGCCAGGCTTTATCAAATGCAAAAAAATGGGGACTTACCTTTCCCAGCAATTAACGTTAACGACTCGGTTACTAAGAGTAAATTTGATAATCTGTATGGATGTAGAGAATCCTTGGTAGATGGAATAAAGAGAGCAACTGATGTAATGATTGCGGGAAAAGTAGCTTTAGTAATTGGATATGGAGATGTAGGGAAAGGGTCAGCACAGTCTTTAAGAGGACTGGGGGCAACTGTAATGATTTCCGAGGTTGATCCTATTTGTGCGCTTCAAGCAGCAATGGAAGGTTATAGAGTAGTTAGATTAGATGATGTTGTAGAAGATATAGATATTTTTGTTACAGCCACAGGTAATTTCAATGTTATTTGTAATAAGCATCTTATTAAGATGAAAGATGAGGCAATTGTTTGCAATATTGGTCATTTTGATAATGAGATTGATGTTTCTTCTTTAAAGTCATATAAGTGGGAAAATATTAAGCCTCAAGTAGATCATGTGACTTTGCCTAATGGAAATAAAATTATTCTTTTAGCAGAAGGACGATTGGTTAACTTGGGTTGTGCTACAGGTCATCCAAGTTTCGTTATGAGTAATTCTTTTACAAATCAAGTATTAGCTCAAATTGAGATATTTACACAGAAAGATAAATATCAAAATCAAGTTTACGTTCTTCCCAAACATCTTGATGAAATGGTTGCTCGACTTCATTTAGAAAAGATTGGGGCCAAGTTAACTGAATTATCTAAAGAACAATCAGATTATTTAAATGTTCCTATTGAAGGTCCTTATAAGCCGGATCATTATCGCTATTAG
- the tsaE gene encoding tRNA (adenosine(37)-N6)-threonylcarbamoyltransferase complex ATPase subunit type 1 TsaE codes for MQKKIQVPNQISDNSNQSSWFLENHDATIKFGESFVHNLKDIQILLLDGPLGAGKTSLVKGLAKGLAIQEPITSPTFALAHHYLNGKRALIHLDLYRLDNPMAADELFLQEEETTNQLGGLMVIEWPSKLSLKINDSYLIQIRYLSNGGRQINLITAQPNDKNFSTSG; via the coding sequence GTGCAAAAAAAAATCCAGGTTCCTAATCAAATCTCAGACAACTCTAACCAATCAAGCTGGTTCCTTGAAAATCATGACGCCACAATTAAATTTGGCGAATCATTCGTTCACAATCTAAAGGACATTCAAATCCTTTTACTAGATGGACCACTGGGGGCCGGGAAAACATCTTTAGTCAAAGGTCTTGCTAAAGGTCTAGCAATTCAAGAACCAATTACAAGTCCAACTTTTGCATTAGCTCATCATTATCTAAATGGAAAAAGAGCACTGATTCATTTAGACCTTTATAGATTAGACAATCCAATGGCCGCTGATGAATTATTTCTTCAAGAAGAAGAAACTACAAATCAACTAGGAGGGTTAATGGTGATCGAATGGCCATCAAAATTAAGCCTGAAAATAAATGATTCCTACTTAATACAAATTAGATATTTATCTAATGGTGGGAGACAGATTAACCTGATAACTGCTCAACCTAATGATAAAAACTTTTCTACCTCTGGATAA